In one Mus pahari chromosome 21, PAHARI_EIJ_v1.1, whole genome shotgun sequence genomic region, the following are encoded:
- the Gnptg gene encoding N-acetylglucosamine-1-phosphotransferase subunit gamma isoform X1, with the protein MAGRLAGFLMLLGLASQGPAPARAGKMKVVEEPNTFGLNNPFLPQASRLQPKREPSAVSGPPHLFRLAGKCFSLVESTYKYEFCPFHNVTQHEQTFRWNAYSGILGIWHEWEIINNTFKGMWMTDGDSCHSRSRQSKVELTCGKINRLAHVSEPSTCVYALTFETPLICHPHSLLVYPTLSEALQQRWDQVEQDLADELITLQGYEKLLRALFEDAGYLKVPGETHPTQLAGGSRGLGLETLDSCRKAHAELSQEVHRLTSLLDQHGIPHTQPTEMTHSQHPGQQLPIGVIAEQLRGDPGLRGNIL; encoded by the exons ATGGCGGGGCGGCTGGCTGGCTTCCTGATGCTGCTGGGGCTCGCGTCGCAGG GGCCCGCGCCGGCACGCGCCGGGAAGATGAAGGTGGTGGAGGAGCCGAACACATTCGG GCTGAATAACCCGTTCTTGCCCCAGGCAAGCCGCCTTCAGCCCAAGAGAGAGCCTTCGGCTGTATCCG GGCCCCCGCATCTCTTCAGACTTGCTGGCAAGTGCTTTAGCCTAGTGGAGTCCAC GTACAAGTATGAATTCTGCCCTTTCCACAACGTGACCCAGCACGAGCAGACCTTCCGCTGGAACGCCTACAGCGGGATCCTTGG CATCTGGCATGAGTGGGAAATCATCAATAATACCTTCAAGGGCATGTGGATGACTGATGGGGACTCCTGCCACTCCCGGAGCCGGCAGAGCAAG GTGGAGCTCACCTGTGGAAAGATCAACCGACTGGCCCACGTGTCTGAGCCAAGCACCTGTGTCTATGCATTGACATTCGAGACCCCTCTAATCTGCCATCCCCACTCTTTATTAG TGTATCCGACTCTGTCAGAGGCCCTGCAGCAGCGCTGGGACCAGGTGGAACAGGACCTGGCAGACGAGCTGATCACGCTGCAG GGCTATGAGAAGCTGCTGAGGGCACTTTTTGAGGATGCTGGCTACTTAAAGGTCCCAGGAGAAACCCACCCCACCCAGCTGGCAGGGGGTTCCAGGGGTCTGGGGCTTGAGACTCTGGATAGCTGTAGAAAG GCACATGCAGAGCTGTCACAGGAGGTACACAGACTGACGAGTCTGCTGGATCAGCATGGAATCCCCCACACTCAGCCCACAG AAATGACCCACTCTCAGCACCCAGGCCAGCAGCTCCCCATAGGTGTAATCGCAGAGCAGCTGCGGGGTGACCCCGGACTACGTGGGAACATTCTGTGA
- the Gnptg gene encoding N-acetylglucosamine-1-phosphotransferase subunit gamma isoform X2 gives MAGRLAGFLMLLGLASQGPAPARAGKMKVVEEPNTFGLNNPFLPQASRLQPKREPSAVSGPPHLFRLAGKCFSLVESTYKYEFCPFHNVTQHEQTFRWNAYSGILGIWHEWEIINNTFKGMWMTDGDSCHSRSRQSKVELTCGKINRLAHVSEPSTCVYALTFETPLICHPHSLLVYPTLSEALQQRWDQVEQDLADELITLQAHAELSQEVHRLTSLLDQHGIPHTQPTEMTHSQHPGQQLPIGVIAEQLRGDPGLRGNIL, from the exons ATGGCGGGGCGGCTGGCTGGCTTCCTGATGCTGCTGGGGCTCGCGTCGCAGG GGCCCGCGCCGGCACGCGCCGGGAAGATGAAGGTGGTGGAGGAGCCGAACACATTCGG GCTGAATAACCCGTTCTTGCCCCAGGCAAGCCGCCTTCAGCCCAAGAGAGAGCCTTCGGCTGTATCCG GGCCCCCGCATCTCTTCAGACTTGCTGGCAAGTGCTTTAGCCTAGTGGAGTCCAC GTACAAGTATGAATTCTGCCCTTTCCACAACGTGACCCAGCACGAGCAGACCTTCCGCTGGAACGCCTACAGCGGGATCCTTGG CATCTGGCATGAGTGGGAAATCATCAATAATACCTTCAAGGGCATGTGGATGACTGATGGGGACTCCTGCCACTCCCGGAGCCGGCAGAGCAAG GTGGAGCTCACCTGTGGAAAGATCAACCGACTGGCCCACGTGTCTGAGCCAAGCACCTGTGTCTATGCATTGACATTCGAGACCCCTCTAATCTGCCATCCCCACTCTTTATTAG TGTATCCGACTCTGTCAGAGGCCCTGCAGCAGCGCTGGGACCAGGTGGAACAGGACCTGGCAGACGAGCTGATCACGCTGCAG GCACATGCAGAGCTGTCACAGGAGGTACACAGACTGACGAGTCTGCTGGATCAGCATGGAATCCCCCACACTCAGCCCACAG AAATGACCCACTCTCAGCACCCAGGCCAGCAGCTCCCCATAGGTGTAATCGCAGAGCAGCTGCGGGGTGACCCCGGACTACGTGGGAACATTCTGTGA